A single Prevotella sp. E15-22 DNA region contains:
- the coaBC gene encoding bifunctional phosphopantothenoylcysteine decarboxylase/phosphopantothenate--cysteine ligase CoaBC → MLKGKKIVLGITGSIAAYKSCLIIRELVKRGAEVQVVITPAGKEFITPITLSALTQKPVISDFFSQRDGTWHSHVALGLWADAMLIAPCTASTLGKMANGIADNMLITTYLSMKAPVFIAPAMDLDMYAHPTTQQNMERLKGFGNHIIEPQSGFLASGLEGKGRMEDPEKIVAALDMFFEKKDLLGKHIMITAGPTYEKIDPVRFIGNYSSGKMGFALAEECACRGAEVTLIAGPVNVQCTMNNVQRIDVESCQQMHDAAIENFPQMDAAILCAAVADFRPAEVAGQKIKRVGQTMDIHLVPNPDIAAELGRMKRADQVMVGFALETNDEQQNAQHKLEKKNLDFIVLNSLRNEGTCFKSDENQVSIISRDAKHDYEKKPKADVARDIIDELAARL, encoded by the coding sequence ATGCTGAAGGGAAAGAAAATCGTACTGGGTATTACAGGATCGATAGCGGCCTATAAGTCGTGCTTGATTATTCGTGAGTTGGTGAAACGGGGAGCTGAGGTGCAGGTGGTTATCACACCTGCAGGTAAAGAGTTTATTACTCCCATCACACTATCGGCTCTGACACAAAAGCCAGTAATCAGCGATTTCTTCTCTCAGCGCGACGGCACCTGGCATAGTCATGTGGCTTTAGGTCTTTGGGCCGATGCCATGCTCATCGCGCCCTGCACGGCCTCAACATTAGGCAAGATGGCTAATGGCATTGCCGACAATATGCTTATCACCACCTATCTGTCTATGAAAGCGCCTGTGTTCATTGCTCCTGCCATGGATCTCGATATGTATGCCCATCCCACCACGCAGCAGAACATGGAGCGTCTGAAGGGCTTTGGAAATCATATCATTGAGCCCCAGAGCGGCTTCTTGGCCTCAGGACTTGAGGGTAAGGGACGTATGGAAGACCCAGAGAAGATTGTGGCAGCCCTTGACATGTTTTTCGAGAAGAAGGACTTGTTGGGTAAGCACATCATGATTACCGCTGGTCCAACCTACGAGAAGATCGACCCCGTTCGCTTTATTGGCAATTACTCAAGTGGAAAGATGGGTTTTGCCCTGGCCGAAGAGTGTGCTTGTCGTGGTGCCGAGGTTACGTTGATAGCAGGGCCCGTCAACGTACAATGTACAATGAACAATGTTCAGCGTATTGACGTGGAGAGCTGTCAGCAGATGCACGATGCCGCGATAGAGAACTTCCCACAGATGGATGCCGCCATCCTTTGTGCTGCAGTGGCCGATTTTCGTCCTGCAGAGGTGGCCGGTCAAAAGATCAAGCGGGTAGGGCAGACCATGGATATTCATCTGGTTCCTAATCCAGATATTGCTGCAGAGTTAGGAAGGATGAAGCGTGCTGATCAGGTGATGGTAGGCTTTGCCCTTGAAACTAATGACGAACAGCAGAATGCCCAGCATAAGTTAGAGAAGAAAAATCTGGATTTCATTGTCCTTAACTCATTGCGCAACGAAGGTACTTGTTTTAAGAGCGACGAGAATCAGGTTAGTATCATCTCTCGTGATGCCAAGCACGACTACGAGAAGAAGCCAAAGGCCGACGTGGCACGCGATATCATTGACGAACTAGCCGCCAGACTGTAG
- the dnaN gene encoding DNA polymerase III subunit beta produces the protein MRFTVSSTALSSRLVALSRVINSKNSLPILGDFLFEVVDGRLNLTASDSEVMMKTSIELTENDGNGRFCVGNHDLLEAVKGISEQPITFDVDQAANIAKIGYQNGMFSLPVENADEFPQPQQIDDGATTINIATATLAENINRSIFATAQDELRPVMNGIYFDLTPDYLAVVASDGHKLVRNKVLSIKSDQPAAFILPKKPASLLKGVLGKQGGDVVIRFDERNAEINFEEGVIICRLIEGRYPNYNSVIPQSNPNQLTVDRLGLLAALRRVQPFSNDSSNLIRFHVENGTLQLDAEDYDFSKTATEKMSCDYNGMPMSIGFKGSSFIEILNNFDCDQVVIQLADPSRAGLVLPLEQPENQDVLMLMMPMLIND, from the coding sequence ATGAGATTTACTGTATCAAGCACAGCACTGAGCAGCCGATTGGTGGCTTTGTCTAGAGTAATCAATAGTAAGAACTCGTTGCCTATCTTGGGTGACTTTCTGTTTGAGGTTGTTGACGGACGTCTGAATCTGACAGCTTCTGATAGTGAGGTGATGATGAAAACTTCTATTGAGCTGACTGAAAACGATGGAAATGGTCGTTTCTGTGTTGGTAACCACGATTTGCTAGAGGCTGTGAAGGGTATTTCTGAACAGCCTATCACATTTGATGTGGACCAGGCAGCTAATATTGCTAAGATTGGTTACCAGAATGGTATGTTCTCTTTGCCTGTTGAGAATGCCGATGAATTTCCTCAGCCTCAGCAGATTGATGATGGCGCTACTACCATTAATATTGCAACTGCCACATTGGCTGAGAATATCAACCGTTCAATCTTTGCAACTGCACAGGATGAGCTTCGTCCTGTAATGAATGGTATTTATTTTGATTTGACTCCTGACTATCTGGCTGTTGTCGCAAGCGATGGCCACAAGTTGGTGCGCAATAAGGTTCTAAGCATTAAGAGTGATCAGCCTGCTGCCTTTATCCTGCCCAAGAAGCCGGCTTCATTGCTAAAAGGTGTACTCGGCAAGCAGGGTGGCGACGTGGTTATTCGTTTTGATGAGCGCAATGCTGAGATTAACTTCGAAGAGGGTGTCATTATCTGCCGCTTGATTGAGGGTCGTTATCCCAACTACAACTCAGTCATTCCTCAGAGCAATCCTAACCAGTTGACAGTCGACCGCTTGGGCCTATTGGCAGCTTTGCGTCGTGTGCAGCCTTTCTCAAACGATTCCAGCAATTTGATTCGCTTCCATGTTGAGAATGGTACGCTTCAGCTTGATGCTGAGGACTATGATTTCTCAAAGACTGCAACCGAAAAGATGTCTTGCGACTATAACGGCATGCCTATGAGCATTGGTTTCAAGGGTTCGTCGTTCATAGAGATTCTTAACAACTTTGACTGCGATCAGGTAGTCATTCAGTTGGCAGACCCCAGTCGTGCAGGACTGGTATTGCCCTTGGAGCAGCCTGAGAATCAGGATGTGCTGATGCTGATGATGCCTATGCTGATCAACGATTGA
- a CDS encoding 3'-5' exonuclease: MKLNLNKPLVVFDLETTGLDLVKDRVIQLSFIKVYPDGKEERGDYLINPECYILPVITQLTGISNEDVKDKPTFKQLAKTLEEKFTGCDFAGFNSNYFDIPMLAEEFLRAGVDFDFSKCRLIDACTIFKRMERRNLASAYKFYCGRRMEDDFEAHRADQDTEATYRVLMGELDYYTEEKQRALGEDPEGRVLTNDMDCLAEFSKTNNNVDFSGRIVWGEVRDAKGNVVLDENGQPKMTEYFNFGKHKGKTVADVLRFDPGYYAWILSGDFTYNTKQVLTRIRLREAQK, translated from the coding sequence ATGAAACTGAATTTAAATAAGCCACTGGTCGTCTTCGATTTGGAGACGACCGGTCTTGATTTGGTAAAGGACCGTGTTATCCAACTGTCGTTCATCAAGGTTTATCCTGATGGAAAAGAAGAGCGTGGTGACTATCTGATAAATCCTGAGTGTTATATTCTGCCTGTCATCACCCAACTGACAGGTATCTCTAATGAGGATGTGAAGGATAAACCCACCTTCAAGCAGTTAGCTAAGACACTTGAGGAAAAATTCACTGGCTGCGACTTTGCAGGATTCAACTCAAACTATTTCGATATTCCCATGCTGGCCGAGGAGTTCTTGCGTGCTGGTGTTGACTTCGATTTCTCTAAGTGTCGACTGATTGACGCCTGTACCATCTTTAAGAGAATGGAACGTCGCAACCTGGCTTCAGCCTACAAGTTCTATTGTGGTCGTAGGATGGAGGACGATTTCGAGGCTCACCGTGCCGACCAGGATACGGAGGCCACTTATCGTGTGTTGATGGGTGAGTTGGACTACTATACCGAAGAGAAGCAGCGCGCATTGGGCGAGGATCCTGAGGGTCGAGTGCTGACAAACGATATGGATTGTTTGGCAGAATTCTCGAAGACCAATAATAATGTAGACTTTTCTGGTCGCATCGTGTGGGGTGAGGTTCGTGATGCCAAAGGAAATGTAGTGCTCGATGAGAATGGTCAGCCTAAGATGACTGAGTACTTCAACTTTGGAAAACATAAGGGTAAGACCGTTGCCGATGTACTGCGTTTTGATCCAGGCTATTATGCTTGGATTCTGTCAGGCGACTTTACCTATAACACCAAACAGGTGTTGACAAGAATTCGCTTGCGCGAAGCGCAGAAATGA
- a CDS encoding flavodoxin family protein gives MKVLLINGSPRENGNTFTALSEVAKTLNAEGVDTEIINIGKHAVQGCIACGMCGRNGARCTFHDDLYTKVWRAVKDGVDGLVVGSPVYYGGPNGSLCALLDRVFYSLSGELRFKPAASVVVCRRGGASAAFDRLNKYFTMSNMPLVSSQYWNMVYGQTPGQAAQDEEGMQTMRTLARNMAWMIRKLNVNEDGHPALESPQRTNFIR, from the coding sequence GTCCAAGAGAGAATGGCAATACATTCACTGCTTTGAGCGAGGTGGCAAAAACATTAAATGCCGAGGGTGTTGATACTGAGATAATCAATATTGGTAAACATGCTGTGCAGGGGTGTATTGCTTGTGGAATGTGCGGCCGTAATGGTGCCAGGTGTACATTTCATGATGATTTGTATACAAAGGTATGGCGTGCTGTCAAGGATGGTGTCGACGGCTTGGTTGTAGGCTCACCAGTATACTACGGTGGTCCTAACGGCTCACTTTGTGCCTTGCTTGATCGCGTGTTCTATTCGCTTTCAGGTGAGTTGAGATTCAAACCTGCAGCTAGTGTTGTTGTTTGCCGCAGAGGTGGTGCTTCTGCTGCTTTTGACAGGCTTAATAAATATTTTACGATGTCAAATATGCCTTTGGTGAGCTCGCAGTATTGGAATATGGTTTATGGTCAGACTCCTGGACAAGCTGCCCAGGACGAGGAGGGCATGCAGACGATGCGTACGCTTGCTCGTAATATGGCTTGGATGATTCGAAAGTTGAATGTGAATGAAGATGGTCATCCTGCGTTGGAAAGTCCGCAACGTACCAACTTTATCAGATAA
- a CDS encoding DUF4835 family protein, translating to MKRLLFLLTLFLPIVMQAQELQVKININHQQIQGTDKSVFDNLQETLQQFVNEKQWTALQFQENERIQCTFNITVTKYDASNNHFTCTALIQANRPVYNSAYTTALYSNRDKNFDFEYAQFDQLNFNEEVIDNQLMALMGYYAYLIIGIDLDSFSPMGGTDVLQRCMNLVNNAQNLEFAGWKSFDDSRNRFAFINDYLDEAMKPFRQLQYDYYRKGLDEMAQNAERGRTNVTTTLETLLKQAHEDKPLSMLPQIWTDYKKDELANIYKGKGTQKEKESVYDVLSSINASQSSSWDKIKQ from the coding sequence ATGAAACGACTTCTTTTCCTCTTGACCCTTTTCCTGCCTATCGTTATGCAGGCTCAGGAACTGCAGGTGAAGATTAATATTAATCACCAGCAGATTCAGGGCACGGACAAGTCCGTTTTCGATAACCTGCAAGAGACCCTCCAACAGTTTGTCAACGAGAAACAGTGGACAGCCCTGCAGTTTCAGGAGAACGAGCGCATTCAGTGTACGTTTAATATCACTGTGACCAAATACGATGCCTCCAACAACCATTTCACCTGTACGGCACTCATTCAGGCCAACCGTCCTGTGTACAACTCAGCCTATACAACGGCCCTGTATAGCAATCGCGACAAGAACTTCGATTTCGAATACGCACAGTTCGACCAGTTGAACTTCAACGAGGAGGTCATCGACAACCAGTTGATGGCCCTCATGGGCTATTATGCCTATCTCATCATTGGCATCGACCTCGACAGCTTCTCGCCCATGGGTGGGACAGACGTCCTGCAGCGCTGCATGAACCTGGTGAACAATGCCCAGAACCTCGAGTTCGCTGGTTGGAAGTCGTTTGATGACTCACGCAATCGCTTTGCATTCATCAACGACTATCTGGACGAAGCCATGAAGCCCTTCCGCCAGTTGCAGTACGACTACTATCGCAAAGGGCTCGACGAGATGGCACAGAATGCAGAGCGTGGCCGAACCAATGTGACGACAACCCTGGAAACCCTCCTCAAGCAGGCACACGAGGATAAGCCCCTGAGCATGCTTCCCCAGATTTGGACCGACTATAAGAAAGACGAGTTGGCCAACATCTATAAAGGCAAGGGCACCCAGAAGGAAAAAGAGTCTGTCTACGATGTCCTCTCTAGCATCAACGCCTCGCAGAGTTCCTCGTGGGACAAGATTAAGCAATGA
- a CDS encoding DUF3943 domain-containing protein — translation MRKSLAIVAVFLITAVDHSIWAQNSPVGIVSVQDSVKSIQFGVISTVAPDGGHGVQLAGVSNTAAHRFNGLQLGGVSNITQGMERGLQLSGILNVSTEMMRGWQWGAVNYADSLDGIQVGVFNVARKRPEGWQVGLINLSYDTIGHKIGLVNVNPTTDIDIMMYGGSSTKGNIAVRYRNRSTYNILGVGTHFMGLDSKFSGAVFYRLGQYAQVSPKWSLSGDIGYYHVETFSKNNNDKPERLYSLQARINADYQISRKLGAFASVGWGLTRYYDRNETYRNRPLVEMGLTYRQARDQHDSWKRAWEEKRRAIVFADSTMALPVKKRYWQAAAEATAINVGVQLFDRYALKSDFAQTTLRTLKRNFTDGMVWDNDFFITNLFAHPYHGNLYFNAARTNGLTFWESAPYALGGSLMWEFLGETEPPAINDVIATSMGGMAIGEMTHRLSRTVLDDRDRGFRRFVREAVATIANPIQGLHRIISGDAWRVRSDHYRYHDYSKIPVDVAFSTGWRYLADDGALFRGVHAPYLNMVLTYGTSVDGERHTTPYDFFDVDATISMGGGQPLVNNLQIVGRLWSTSILDKKDMAGEFGIYQHFNYFDAKPIEDGSELTPYRISEAAGFGPGFILSLPQMGGLSKLEQRVFLSGILLGGTKSDYFNVIERDYNMGSGFSIKSKTQLDFGKFGRFILNAKYFRLYTWKGYEDKDLQAYADGTKDLHYLNVQGDRSNAALLVVNPIMEMHVNKQWSLTLSGAYYSRRTFYKYYDKVHANTFETKIGITCRL, via the coding sequence ATGAGAAAATCACTAGCAATCGTTGCAGTTTTTTTGATCACTGCCGTAGATCATAGCATCTGGGCACAGAACAGTCCAGTGGGAATAGTCAGTGTGCAAGACTCCGTGAAGAGCATACAGTTTGGTGTCATCTCGACGGTGGCTCCTGATGGTGGACATGGGGTTCAGCTGGCTGGTGTATCGAACACGGCAGCCCACAGATTCAACGGCCTGCAACTGGGTGGTGTGAGTAACATCACGCAGGGCATGGAACGTGGTCTGCAGCTATCGGGCATTCTGAACGTGTCGACAGAGATGATGCGAGGATGGCAATGGGGAGCCGTCAACTATGCCGACTCGCTGGACGGCATACAGGTGGGTGTGTTCAACGTGGCTCGTAAGCGCCCTGAGGGATGGCAAGTGGGACTCATCAACCTGTCGTACGACACCATCGGCCATAAGATTGGTTTGGTGAACGTGAATCCCACGACCGATATTGACATTATGATGTATGGCGGCTCGTCGACAAAGGGAAACATTGCCGTGCGCTATCGCAATCGCAGTACTTATAATATCCTTGGCGTGGGAACGCACTTCATGGGATTAGACTCGAAGTTCTCTGGCGCTGTGTTCTATCGCTTGGGACAATATGCGCAGGTGTCGCCCAAATGGAGTCTGAGTGGCGATATCGGCTACTATCACGTGGAGACGTTCTCGAAGAACAACAACGACAAGCCGGAACGCCTGTATTCGCTGCAGGCACGCATCAATGCCGACTATCAGATAAGCAGGAAGTTGGGGGCTTTTGCCTCTGTGGGCTGGGGACTGACACGCTATTACGACCGTAACGAGACTTACAGAAACAGACCACTGGTTGAGATGGGACTGACGTATCGCCAAGCTCGCGACCAGCATGACTCTTGGAAACGGGCATGGGAAGAGAAGCGGAGGGCCATTGTGTTTGCCGACTCGACCATGGCACTGCCTGTGAAAAAGCGCTACTGGCAGGCAGCGGCTGAGGCAACAGCCATCAACGTGGGTGTGCAGTTGTTCGACCGCTATGCGCTGAAATCGGACTTCGCACAGACCACACTTCGCACCCTGAAGCGCAATTTTACTGATGGCATGGTGTGGGACAACGACTTCTTCATCACAAACTTGTTTGCACATCCTTATCACGGCAATCTTTATTTCAATGCAGCACGAACCAACGGACTGACATTCTGGGAGTCGGCGCCTTATGCCTTAGGCGGATCGCTCATGTGGGAGTTCCTGGGCGAGACTGAGCCTCCTGCCATTAACGACGTGATTGCAACCTCGATGGGTGGTATGGCTATTGGTGAGATGACGCATCGACTGAGCAGAACTGTGCTCGACGACCGTGATCGCGGCTTCAGACGATTCGTGCGAGAGGCTGTTGCTACCATCGCCAACCCTATTCAGGGCCTACACAGAATTATCAGTGGCGACGCCTGGCGTGTGCGCAGTGATCATTATCGCTATCACGACTATAGTAAGATTCCTGTTGACGTGGCGTTTTCGACTGGCTGGCGCTATCTGGCAGACGATGGAGCACTGTTCCGTGGGGTGCACGCACCTTATCTTAACATGGTTCTGACGTATGGCACGTCTGTGGACGGCGAACGACATACGACACCATACGATTTCTTTGACGTGGATGCCACCATCAGCATGGGTGGCGGACAGCCATTGGTGAACAACCTGCAGATTGTGGGCCGACTGTGGAGCACGTCTATTCTCGACAAGAAGGATATGGCTGGTGAGTTTGGTATCTATCAGCATTTTAATTACTTTGACGCAAAACCGATTGAGGACGGTTCTGAGCTGACACCCTATCGCATCAGCGAGGCAGCGGGCTTCGGACCTGGCTTCATCCTGTCGCTGCCGCAGATGGGAGGACTGTCGAAGTTGGAACAGCGCGTGTTCTTGAGCGGCATCCTATTGGGTGGCACCAAGAGTGACTATTTCAACGTCATTGAACGTGACTATAACATGGGTAGCGGCTTCAGCATTAAGTCGAAGACGCAACTCGACTTTGGTAAGTTTGGACGTTTTATTCTTAATGCCAAGTACTTCCGACTCTACACATGGAAGGGATATGAAGACAAGGACTTGCAGGCCTATGCCGACGGCACCAAGGACCTGCACTACCTGAACGTGCAGGGCGACCGTAGTAATGCGGCCTTGCTGGTGGTGAACCCCATCATGGAGATGCATGTTAACAAGCAATGGTCGCTCACGCTATCAGGGGCTTACTACTCGCGTCGCACATTCTATAAATACTACGACAAAGTGCATGCCAACACGTTTGAGACCAAGATAGGAATAACCTGCCGCCTATGA
- a CDS encoding DUF3127 domain-containing protein, protein MDLTGKVIAIMEARGGVSARTGNPWMTQEYVIEIPGQYPRKMVFNIFGEDKIKQFNIQPGEEITVQFDIDAREYNGRWFNDIRAWNILRGQAAGAVPAATPFAGQQNAAPQAANAPFPPAQEPAGESAADDLPF, encoded by the coding sequence ATGGATTTAACAGGAAAAGTCATTGCCATCATGGAGGCAAGAGGTGGTGTTTCTGCCCGCACAGGTAACCCATGGATGACTCAGGAATACGTTATTGAGATTCCTGGTCAGTATCCCCGCAAAATGGTGTTCAACATCTTTGGTGAAGATAAGATTAAGCAGTTCAACATTCAGCCAGGCGAGGAGATTACCGTTCAGTTTGATATCGATGCCCGCGAGTACAATGGCCGCTGGTTTAACGATATCCGTGCATGGAACATCCTGCGTGGTCAGGCAGCTGGTGCAGTACCCGCAGCTACACCATTCGCTGGTCAGCAGAACGCAGCTCCTCAGGCTGCCAACGCTCCCTTCCCTCCTGCACAGGAGCCTGCTGGTGAGAGTGCGGCTGACGATCTGCCTTTCTAA